The DNA sequence GTCTGTGAATCTATTACTCAATTATTTGTCGTTCAAAAAAccgtttcttttctttaacCTTACCTTTCAATGGCAGACAAATGGGTCTGACATTGATATCGAAGATAAGATCCACTTTCAGTTTTAAAAGGGCAATGTCATTGTCATACGATCCCCGTTTAAAGCGAGGATGGATGAGAAACGAGCTTAGGGTTCGatgcatttcatttccttCCCAATGAGTCCGATTATGATCACCGAATCTCAAAACGAATTTGGAGGCTGTTCGTctgaaatgattcaatgtaCGTATTCAGGTCATTTTTAAGGCTATTTTCCTGGAAATCTCAAGGGGAAAAAGCAGATTCAATcaacataaatgaaaaatattcagCTTTGATACGGGGTTAAGCTAAAACATGGTTCTATGTATGGCAGCTTAGAATGATTCACTCAGACTTAAAAGAATCGAGTTTCATCATTTTGCTTAGAATATAGCAATGCGATACGTTGGGAAGATCTTCAACaagaaacattgaaaaaaccCTGACTACTAATTATGAGTATCCAGACCAAGAAATAGGAACAGGGTTTCGCATATGATCTAACTAGAAGAGACAGCTCCCTTAATATTTACTCACCTCTCAAGACAGTGTGCGGCCGTAAGGACATAGCGATGATTGATAAGGGTTCCTCCGCACTGAAATCGTGTTCCATTACCTTTGAAAACGTAGACACCCACCATCCAGGGATATTCATTAGCCTCTGTGGCATTTCCATTCACAATCCGTCCATTTCGATTCGGAACACCGCATCCTGTGGATTAGGAACTCCATTGACCAGACACCTTTGAGAAAAGCATCTTCGTACTCTGCGTACAAACTACCCAAAGTGACGTTCAGTCGGCTCAAAACCACGAAGAAGATAAATATAGAGTAGTTTTGAGGAAGCAATCCTGCCTTTTTCTAAGTCGTATCATCTGAGGTCAGAGAATAATGATTTATCATTGTTGGCTGAAGGTTATTATCATTCACAGGCTAGGCAGTAATTTGATTGCCCTTTTAGCTTAGTCATACATTCCAATACATTTGTAAGTGATGTGAAAGTGAGACGTTCGATCTAAAAAAATGGCTACATATGTACAGGGAAAAGAGTGGAGGTTGAGAGAATAGgcggaatttttttttgtgagaCGGAAACCTAGTCAATGAGGCAATTCAAAAGGGAATATTGCTCTAAAAAACTCAGCATTGATACCCATTCAActttgacaacttttgtctGATACTTACCCATACCTGTTATTTGATCCGTGTGGCACATCATGGATTTTCGTTGGCATTGTGGAAACTTGACTGGACTTTCCCAATATGGTTTAGGAGTCGGTTTGGGTCGGGAAAACGGACTGACAAATGAATCGACCGCATTACCAAAAGTCCAACCCAGCGATTGAAAGAACTCTGAGACTAGCGAGCCTGGAGTTTTCTCATTGGCATCCCGAGTCCCATGGGATGAGGTCGTGCTCTCCAAAAAGAATTTGGGAGCTCTCTGAAACCAAAGGCAACCTCTAGTGTAATCTGGCGTCTCAAAATAGCCAAACGATAATTCAGCCCAATTGACCAAAAT is a window from the Tigriopus californicus strain San Diego chromosome 2, Tcal_SD_v2.1, whole genome shotgun sequence genome containing:
- the LOC131893025 gene encoding trypsin-1-like isoform X2, whose product is MRDFIVFLILFNGIFALPERAPKFFLESTTSSHGTRDANEKTPGSLVSEFFQSLGWTFGNAVDSFVSPFSRPKPTPKPYWESPVKFPQCQRKSMMCHTDQITGCGVPNRNGRIVNGNATEANEYPWMVGVYVFKGNGTRFQCGGTLINHRYVLTAAHCLERRTASKFVLRFGDHNRTHWEGNEMHRTLSSFLIHPRFKRGSYDNDIALLKLKVDLIFDINVRPICLPLKDDNYTSELATVAGWGRLKEGGIQPDLLQEAQVPILDNTRCRKDFRYYAREITDNMFCAGYYDGRKDACMGDSGGSIMLSNDNNQSVLLGIISWGDGCAKEGYPGVYTRIGRYLHWIVRNTRDSCYCNE
- the LOC131893025 gene encoding trypsin-1-like isoform X1, translated to MRDFIVFLILFNGIFALPERAPKFFLESTTSSHGTRDANEKTPGSLVSEFFQSLGWTFGNAVDSFVSPFSRPKPTPKPYWESPVKFPQCQRKSMMCHTDQITGMGCGVPNRNGRIVNGNATEANEYPWMVGVYVFKGNGTRFQCGGTLINHRYVLTAAHCLERRTASKFVLRFGDHNRTHWEGNEMHRTLSSFLIHPRFKRGSYDNDIALLKLKVDLIFDINVRPICLPLKDDNYTSELATVAGWGRLKEGGIQPDLLQEAQVPILDNTRCRKDFRYYAREITDNMFCAGYYDGRKDACMGDSGGSIMLSNDNNQSVLLGIISWGDGCAKEGYPGVYTRIGRYLHWIVRNTRDSCYCNE